GGGACTTGTTTTTTAAATCCACGCGATTAATAAGTGTAGAAGCGAGTAGGGCAACAGAGCCTACGGGATTGCGGATTTCGTGTGCTAAGTGGGCGGAGATTTGTCCCATAGAAGCTAAGCGTTCTTTGCGCTTCTCGCTTGTAATATCAGTGGCGGATATTATGCGCTTATTGAGCTTGGTGTTAGATTGCACAAGATAAACTCTGCTGTTTGGAAGTTCAATTTCTTGGCGATTATTTTGAGAGAAATCAAGCTTTTCTAAGAGTTCTGGTATTTCGCACGCTAGGCTGTTTTGATAAAAAATCTCACCTTCTTGCTCTAGCACCCAAATCGCTGTTGGCAAGACATCTAGCACTTCTTCAAAGAGCGCTTTTAGCTCTACAAACTCTTTTTCTACTTCATAAGTTTGTGTGATAAGCTTTTTTAAACCCTTTGCAAAGGATTCCTTATCACTACTGCTTAAGGATTCTAATAAATGTTCATCAATCACGCTTAAGCCTTGATTCCTTGTTTGCCTTGTAAGTCTTTTAGGTAATCAAAGAGTAAATCACTAAAGCCAAAGCTACCACTTAGAGATTCTGAAAGCGTATCGCGATACATTGATTCATAAATATCGTGTCCGGGAGCTTTTGGATAAAGTGTATCGTCCATTTTTAAAGAAATATCTAACATTTGCTTTAAAATGAGTGCTTCAAAGGCATCTGTTTGCTCTCTTAACCTTGAGTCATCATCTGTTTTTTGAATGGTTGGTGTAGATTTTGCCGCGTTAAGTAATTCCTTAGAATATCCACTAATTCCATTAAAATCAATTTGCATTTTTATCCTTTAGATGATCTCTAAGTCGGCGTTAAACGCGCCTGCTTTTTTCATTGTTTCTAAGATAGCAATCATATCTTTTGGAGTTGCTCCCATTCTTTGTAATGCTCTAGTTACACTTGAAATTGTTGGGTTATTTTGTGCGCTTACCATTGCTTCTGTTGCGCTAAATGTTGCTCCATTGCCCATATTTACAGCTTCTGGGTCGTTAATTGCTTCATTGCTTACTTTAATGGTAATATTATTGTGCGTAACAACTACGGGTGTAACTTCTACGCCCATTCCTGCGATAATTGTGCCTGTGCGTTCATTAATAATAATTTTATCTTCTTTAATGGCGTCAATATCAATCTCTTGCACGCGTGCTAAAAACTCTACCATACTCATTTCTTGTGGGCGTTGGAGTTTGATTGTGCGCGGGTCAATGGCTGTTGCAATAGGGGCTTGTGTGCCTTGTGTTTGCCCATCTTGTGAATTTGAGTTTGCAAAGGCAGCATTAATGCTTCTTTGAATGCGGATTGCGTTTTGGAAATTAGATTCCTTTAAGCTTAGTGTGGCGTTGATTTTATTATATAAATCATAGCTAACCTCTCTCTCCACTGTTGCTCCATTTGGCAAAACACCAGCTAAGGGGTGGTTCGCGCTTCCACCTCTCTCGCTTTTGCCTCCGATTCCTACTGCGCCTTGTGCCACAGCATAGATTCTACCATCTAAACCACTAAGTGGAGTTAGAAGCAGTGTTCCACCTTCAAGTGATTTTGCATCGCCGATACTTGAAACTAAAATATCAATCTTATCACCTTGTCTTGCAAAGGCTGGGAGTTTTGCAGTCACCATAACAGCAGCGACATTTTTAGAGCTAATATCGTTTGCATCTACCTTTACATTAACGCTATCTAACATATTTGAGATAGATTGCATTGTAAAAGCTGAAGTTGTTTTATCTCCTGTTCCATTTAAGCCAACAACCAAACCATAGCCAATAAGCTGGTTATCACGCACACCTACAATGTTTGCTAAATCACTCACTTTTGCGCTAAAAGCTGGGAGCGTAACCATAACGCAGAGCATTAAGAGTTTTGTTATTTTCATCGCGTAATGTCCTTATTTCGCTAAAATCTTTTAATGTTTAAGCAAGAAGCATTCCAAAATTACTTATTAAATCTTTCTTTTTGTCAAACTTGCTTGCGTATTTTTTAAGAGATTTTAGCTACAATGCCTTAATTTTTGGATATAAGGTAAATCAATGACGCAAAATTTACAAGAATTGATTAAAATTTATGCTTTAGATTCTCATATCAATTTTAGCACGCATTTGCTTGGGCAATCAAAGGATACTTTGATTGCGTTATTAAGCGAACTTCTAACACTTTATATTAATGATAAGAATAGCTCTACAATTAGGGAGATTTTAAGTGTCTCTCTTGCGGGATATACGCATAATACAGAAAAAATTGGATTTAATGGTTTTAGGCAAGATAGTTTTGGTGAGCCTATTAATTGTGAGGCAAAGCCTAAAAATATTCGTTCTAATTCAACAAAAAAGTTAAATGGCGGAGGGAATTTTACTGATTATACTTGGGGGAGATTTAATAGAGACAAAGAATCTCATTTAAATTTAGTTATTAGCGGATTTGTAGATGGAAAAATGCTTTATTGTTTAGAATTCCCTTTTGTATCCACTAGTTTTTTGACACATTTACAGGAGCAACTTACCAAGAGATTTCCAAATGGAGATGTAACGGGGCAATATTTGCGGAGTGCAAGCTTTAGCTTTAAGCACTATAAGGACGCGCATATACGCATTATTTATGTTTGCAAAGAATTAGAAATTTATCAACAATTTTTAGAAAAAAGCCTTTTTAAATTTCTAAAGGATTTTGTATGTTAGTGTGTGGAGATGCACTAAAAGAATTACAAAAATTACAAAGCAATAGTGTGGATATAGGAGTAACTTCACCACCTTATAATAAACAAGAAAATAAAAAAGGCTGGCTTGTCAAAAATGTGATTTATGATGCTACAAGTGACAAGCTAGATGAAGAATATTATCAAAAGAGTCAAATTGCGGTGCTTGATGAAGTGTATAGGGTAACAAAAGAGGGAGGAAGCTTTTTTTATAACCATAAAATTCGTTGGGAAAAAGGCAGATTAATCCATCCACTAGAATGGATAGTAAAAACACAATGGAATCTAAGACAGGAGATTATCTGGGATAGGGGGATTGCAGCAAATATTCGTGGTTGGAGATTTTGGCAAGTTGAAGAGAGAATTTATTGGCTACAAAAACCAAAGGGTAAAAACTTAATTGGAGAAGAGTTGCAAAGTAGGCACGCACTTTTAAGCTCTATTTGGCGCATACGCCCAGAGAGCAACAACGCTCACCCAGCTCCTTTTCCGCTTGCTTTGCCTTTGCGTTGTATATTTTCTATTTTAAATGAAAAGAGTGGGGTTGTGCTTGATCCTTATTGCGGGAGTGGCACAAGTGGCATTGCAGCAAAGATTCTAAATTGTGAATTTATAGGGATTGATAATTCTCAAAATTATTTAGAGTTTGCAAAACATAGAATTGCAAATTATAGAGACTATATCCAAGAAGCGCAAAATGAGTTACAACTCCATAAAGTTAGGGAGAGTTTTAAAGAGAAAAAACAAAAAGGTAAAACAAAAAATAGATTTCTACCAACCACATCCTTATTTAATACTGATATAAATTAATTCTACTTCTTAATTAAGAAGTGCTTGGATAAAATCACATAATTTATATTAAGGGGATTTATGCGCTGGATTCTATCTTTGTGTTTTATTGTGCAATTTATGGGTGCAAAGGAGATTACTGAAGCCTTGCAAGCAATGCAATTTGATACAACAAAGCAAGACTTATTAAGAGAAGCAGTGGGGGAGTTTTATACACAAAAGCGCGTGTATATGCAAAACAATTATCGCATTAGGGATAAAATGCTCATTGCCCTGCAACAAAAAGAAACAAATCTTACGCGATATGTGGAATCACTAAAAGAAGTGAGTGAGCAATACATTTTAGCGAAGATAGCTTTTTATCGTGAAGTAGTTGGAATCTTAGGGGAAAAACAGACTGAAAAATTGATAGAAATGCTTAATGAGTGAGTGTTGAAAAACTAAGGGAAGGCTAATGTATAAGATTTTAATCGTAGAAGATGATTTAGAAATGCAAAAACTTTTGCAAGATTATTTGCAACAAAGCGGAATGGAAGTTATCACCACAGATAGCCCAAACACCGCGATAGAGTGGATTAAACAGCAAAAAGGATTCCATCTAGCTGTGCTTGATATTATGCTACCTGAAATGGATGGCTTGGAGTTGTGTGAGAGAATTAGGGAGATAAGCGATATACCTATTATTATGTCTTCTGCGCGTGGGGATATTAGTAGCAAAATGCTAGGTTTTAAAAATGGGGCTGATGATTATTTGGCAAAATCTTATGAGCCTTTGGAGCTTGTTGCGCGCATTAATGCGTTACTTAAGCGATACACAAAAACGCAAAGCATAACTTATAAGGACTTAGAGATTGATTCAACAAAACGCAAGGTAAAGGTGGAAGGAATCGCTATTGAACTAACTCCCGCGGAATTTGAAATTTTAAATTTGCTTTTTTTACACAAGGGAAAGCCCTTTTCGCGCAATTCCTTATCGCAAGCTATTGCAAGCATTGCTCCTGATTCTTCGCTAAGAAGCATTGATACACACATTAGAAACCTAAGAGCAAAGCTAGGTGATGATGCTAAGACGCCAAAATACATTCAATCTGTTTGGGGAATAGGATATAAATTTTGCGATTAAGAAATTGGATTCCACCTTTATTTGTGCAAATTTATTTGCTGTTTGTGCTATCGCTTGGCATAGGTGGAATCGTAACTTATCTTGCAAATCTTAATACGCTAAAAAAGAATGAAGAAGCTATTTTGAAGCAAACCACATTTTTTGCGCAACAATCTCTAATGGAGCTAATGCGCGGTGATATAGCGCGCGTAGAAAGGCTAATTAATGCATTTGAGTTTAAGCCTATTAAAGCACTTCCGTCTAATGCGCAGATTTTAACACAGAGTAAAAACACTTTTGGACTAATGCAAGTTTTTAAGGTGCAACAAAATTATGGATTCCATCTTGAGTATTTGGGAATGGAATTAATTGCATTTAGGGATTTTAGCGTGGAACTTGCGGATAATGGCGGGTTAAATGTTTGGATATTTTTAGATTTTTTGGTGCTACTTTTAACTTTTTCTATGATTTTGGCTTTATTGCACCCTTTAAAAGTTTTGCAAAGTGGCTTAGAAGAGTTTAGTCAAGGAAATTATCAAACTCACATTCCTGTGCCAAAAGAACCACAGCAAGCAAAACTTGCGCGAAGTTTTAACACAATGTGTAAAAAGATTTCTAAGCTAATGCTAGCAAGGGAATTTGTACTAAGAAATATTGCCCACGAGCTAAAAACGCCTATTTCTAAGGCAAAGCTAGCTTTGGAGCTTATGCCTGAAAATCCACAAAAAGGCTTAGTTAGCAAATGTATTCATCATCTTGATAATTTAAGCAGTCAAATTCTAACTTTTGAGAAAATTCAAGAAGGCAAGGATTTGCTTCACTTAGAAGATTTTGATGTAGAAACTCTGTTTCTTAGGACTTTGGAGCAGTTGTTTATCGAAGAAGATTTAGAGATTATGCTTGAAGAAAATTTTAAAATCCGCGGAGATTTGCAGTTTTTATCCATTGCTTTAAGGAATCTTATTGAAAATGCGTTTAAGTATAAAAGTGGTGGAAAGGTGATTTTAAGGGCTTATGTGGAGAATGGGGAGCAGAGAATTGCTGTAAAAAACAATGGAGAAGCCTTGCAGCAAGAGATTGCATACTATCTTGAGCCTTTTTCACGCGATAAGGAACACGCGCTAATTTCTGGCTATGGGCTTGGGCTTGGGATTGTTAAAGGCGTGCTAGAGTTGCACCATTTTAAGCTAGAGTATTTTTACAAACAGGGTGTGCATTGCTTTGTGATGAAGTTGGAATCTAAAGTGTAAGGGGAATAATGGAAATTATAGGGATTGATTTAGGGAGCAATTCTTTGCGCGGTGTGCGTATGAAAGTGATTGAAAACTCTAATGATAGGGAGTTTGTAGTCTTAAAAGAGTGGGATTGCACGGTGCGGACGGCAGAGGGTTTAGAAACAAGTGGTGAGATTTGCAAAGCAGCAGTTTGTCGCATTGTAGATGGCTTGTTGCAAATGTGCCAATCCCTAGAAATTGCTAGTGCAGATAAGGTGGTGGCGCTCACCACGCAAGCAATGCGTAAAGCACGCAATAAAGAAGCAGTTTTGCAAGAGATTTTTGAAAAAAGTGGGATTAGATTCCGCGTTGTTAATGGTGAAATGGAAGCAAAAATCACAACTCTAGCCCCAAAAATCGCACTAGAGAAGTTAAAGGTACAAAACCCAAAATACGATAAAGATTGCTTTTTGCTAATAGATATGGGGGGAGCTAGTAGCGAGTTTGTCGTGTGTGGTGTAGAAATGGAGCTTGCAAAAAGTTTTGAAATAGGGATTGTGAGTGCAAAAGATAGATTTAAGAGTGTGGAGAATTTAAAGGCGCGTAAAGATGAGTTTTTAAGGGAGATTGTGGAGTTTGTGGAGTCTTGTAAGAAAAAGGGAGCGATCCCAAAGTTTCTTGTGGCAAATAGTGGCACGCCAACGCTTGTGTGCGCCTTTAAACTTGGCTTGGATCAATATGATTCTAAGGCAGTGTTTGGGAAAACTCTTGTAAGGGATGATTTTGAAGCAATGTTGCAGGAGTTTTTAAGGCTTGATAAGGAATCGCAAATCGCGCGTTTTGGGGAGTTTAAGGCTGATGTTGTGCCTTTTGGAATCGCGCTATTTACTTGCTTTATGGAAGCCTTAGGGTTTAAGGAATGCTTGGTGGTTGATGAGGGTTTGCGCGAAGGAGCTGTGATAGCTTTTGTTTTAGGTTTTTTGAAATTTTAGATTCTGCTAAGATTACCCCAAGCAGTGTTAAAAATGCACCAACTAAGGCTAGCATAGAAAGTCTTTCTTCTAAAACAAAAAAGCTAGTAATAATGGTAATAATAGGCGTTAAATACACATAAATATTTGTCTTTACCGCACCAATTAATAATGTGGCGCGATTCCATAAAAGAAAGCATAATCCTCCAGCAAAAAGTGATAAAAAAAGTAAGTTTAAGGTAACTTTTAAATCTAGCAAATTTGCTAGATTTGGCGAAAAATCCAAAAAGAAAAAGCTAGGTAGCATTCCTAAGATTCCATAAAAGATAATGCGCCTTGTAACTAGGATGAGGTTATTTGCTTTTTGCATTATTTTAAGGATTAAAAGCGAGTAAGCTGCCCAACCAAGTGCTGAGAGAAATGCTAGTGTATCACCTAAAGGATTAAACGCAAATCCCCCTTCTTCGTAGCTCAAAAGCACAATTCCGCTCATACACAAAACAAAGGCGGGAAAAAAGACAAAAGAAAGTTTTTCAATTTTTAAAAAGTTTGCAAGCAATGCAGTAAAAAGTGGCGCAGTTGCGATAATGACACTAACATTTGAAGCCTTAGAAATATCCATTGCAAGATTTAAGAAAAGATTATAAATTGTGATTCCACAAAGTCCAGCTAGTAGGAAGTAAAGCTCGCTTTTAAGGGCTGATTTTAAAAGTCTTGGGGCAATAAGAAGCAAGAAGCAATAACCAATAATAAATTGTAAAAATAACAGCTCAAGTGGGCTAAAGACTTCTAAAAGAATCTTAACGCTCACATAAAGGCTAGACCACAAAAATACGCTAGCAAAGGCTAGAAAATGCCCTAATGCACGCATTGTAATTCTTCTAGGGTGCAATGCAAGCGCATAAGATATTCCCTACCTAGTGGAATGCAATCATAATACCAGCTCCACAACGCCCACACATAGCTAGAGAGTAGCTTGCCTTGTAGAATTTCCTTGTAGGTAAGATTTGACACTAGCTTTAGGATAAGCCTAATTTGTTCTTTGCTCAATTCAAGTTCGCCTGCTAGATTTCCAAACTCCCAAATGGGAGTGCAAAAGCCTGCAAATTCAAAGTCAATAAGTTTGATTGTGGAATCTTGTGCATTATAAAGAATGTTTGGAAGCTGTAAATCTCTGTGACATAGCACAGATTCTTTTAAATCCGCCTCTTTTGCAATTTGGGTGATGATTTTGTGCTCTTGTTTGCTTAAAAGCGGGATCTTGGCTAGGGATTCATATGTCTTAATCTCATTACTTAAAAGAATTTTTGAAAAGTTAGGGTGGTTTTTGTGCTTAAAGTTGTGCAAGGTTTGGATTGTGCTAATAAGTTTTTCTAGTGTGGCTAGGTTTAGCTGCTCTCTTGTTAGAGGCTTATAGACTTGTAAAAAAGTTGTAAGTTTAATATTGCTTGGATAAAACTCTGCTTGGGGTGTGATGTTCTCTCCTAAAAGCTTTGTGATTTTTTGTTCTTGCTCTGTGTTAATGACTGCATCTCTGTTGTTGCGTGGAATCCTAATAACTTTCTCTTCTCCTAAAAATTTGATTTTATAATTAATATTTGTAACACTAAAAAGTCTTGTTGCTTCATTGTCATCAGCACATTGCTTTGCAATTTCTTCTGGAGTGATGAGTTTAGAAACAAGGGCGTCTTCAAAAGAGTCAATTTCGGTATATAAGGAGTCTAAACCAAAAACATAAAAGTTAATTTTATCCATAGATTTTAAAATACAAGCTTCCCAATATTCGTTATCATCACATTGATTTAGGGAATTTTTTATAACTTCTAAATCTTGCTCATTATCAAAAAATGCGATTCCATCTCCATAACCGCTTGTTGCATTTATATCAATATCTAAAAGCTTACAATTTTCATCTGTGATATATCCCCAAGAAGGTGTTTCGTGCAGAATCTTTTGTGCTAGAAATTGTGAAGCACCCCATTTGATTTGTGTTTCAAAGGAGTCTTGAAAGGTGCTTGTTAAAAATAAATCCCCATTTAAAATAAAAGTGCCTTTTGTGATTTCCTTTTGCACGCATTTTAAAGAAGCAGCGGAGTTTGTGGAGGCATAGTTTTCAAACACCACTTTTTTAAAATTCAGCTTTTTTTCTAGCAGGTCAAAAAGATGGTGTTTATAGCCTGTAACTATGATAATTTCATCTATTCCACATTTTCTTAAATGCAAAATCGCATTTTCTAAAAGGGTTTTCCCTTTAATTTCCAAAAGGGGTTTAGGCTTGTTGAGAGTTAAAGGGCGTAATCGTGTGCCTTGTCCAGCGCACAAAATAATGGCTTTCAAAGTTTGCCTTCCAAAATCTCTTCAATATTTTGCAAGA
The Helicobacter winghamensis ATCC BAA-430 DNA segment above includes these coding regions:
- a CDS encoding rod-binding protein; the encoded protein is MQIDFNGISGYSKELLNAAKSTPTIQKTDDDSRLREQTDAFEALILKQMLDISLKMDDTLYPKAPGHDIYESMYRDTLSESLSGSFGFSDLLFDYLKDLQGKQGIKA
- a CDS encoding DMT family transporter encodes the protein MRALGHFLAFASVFLWSSLYVSVKILLEVFSPLELLFLQFIIGYCFLLLIAPRLLKSALKSELYFLLAGLCGITIYNLFLNLAMDISKASNVSVIIATAPLFTALLANFLKIEKLSFVFFPAFVLCMSGIVLLSYEEGGFAFNPLGDTLAFLSALGWAAYSLLILKIMQKANNLILVTRRIIFYGILGMLPSFFFLDFSPNLANLLDLKVTLNLLFLSLFAGGLCFLLWNRATLLIGAVKTNIYVYLTPIITIITSFFVLEERLSMLALVGAFLTLLGVILAESKISKNLKQKLSQLLRANPHQPPSIP
- a CDS encoding sugar phosphate nucleotidyltransferase produces the protein MKAIILCAGQGTRLRPLTLNKPKPLLEIKGKTLLENAILHLRKCGIDEIIIVTGYKHHLFDLLEKKLNFKKVVFENYASTNSAASLKCVQKEITKGTFILNGDLFLTSTFQDSFETQIKWGASQFLAQKILHETPSWGYITDENCKLLDIDINATSGYGDGIAFFDNEQDLEVIKNSLNQCDDNEYWEACILKSMDKINFYVFGLDSLYTEIDSFEDALVSKLITPEEIAKQCADDNEATRLFSVTNINYKIKFLGEEKVIRIPRNNRDAVINTEQEQKITKLLGENITPQAEFYPSNIKLTTFLQVYKPLTREQLNLATLEKLISTIQTLHNFKHKNHPNFSKILLSNEIKTYESLAKIPLLSKQEHKIITQIAKEADLKESVLCHRDLQLPNILYNAQDSTIKLIDFEFAGFCTPIWEFGNLAGELELSKEQIRLILKLVSNLTYKEILQGKLLSSYVWALWSWYYDCIPLGREYLMRLHCTLEELQCVH
- a CDS encoding response regulator transcription factor, which codes for MYKILIVEDDLEMQKLLQDYLQQSGMEVITTDSPNTAIEWIKQQKGFHLAVLDIMLPEMDGLELCERIREISDIPIIMSSARGDISSKMLGFKNGADDYLAKSYEPLELVARINALLKRYTKTQSITYKDLEIDSTKRKVKVEGIAIELTPAEFEILNLLFLHKGKPFSRNSLSQAIASIAPDSSLRSIDTHIRNLRAKLGDDAKTPKYIQSVWGIGYKFCD
- a CDS encoding Ppx/GppA phosphatase family protein; amino-acid sequence: MEIIGIDLGSNSLRGVRMKVIENSNDREFVVLKEWDCTVRTAEGLETSGEICKAAVCRIVDGLLQMCQSLEIASADKVVALTTQAMRKARNKEAVLQEIFEKSGIRFRVVNGEMEAKITTLAPKIALEKLKVQNPKYDKDCFLLIDMGGASSEFVVCGVEMELAKSFEIGIVSAKDRFKSVENLKARKDEFLREIVEFVESCKKKGAIPKFLVANSGTPTLVCAFKLGLDQYDSKAVFGKTLVRDDFEAMLQEFLRLDKESQIARFGEFKADVVPFGIALFTCFMEALGFKECLVVDEGLREGAVIAFVLGFLKF
- a CDS encoding ATP-binding protein; amino-acid sequence: MRLRNWIPPLFVQIYLLFVLSLGIGGIVTYLANLNTLKKNEEAILKQTTFFAQQSLMELMRGDIARVERLINAFEFKPIKALPSNAQILTQSKNTFGLMQVFKVQQNYGFHLEYLGMELIAFRDFSVELADNGGLNVWIFLDFLVLLLTFSMILALLHPLKVLQSGLEEFSQGNYQTHIPVPKEPQQAKLARSFNTMCKKISKLMLAREFVLRNIAHELKTPISKAKLALELMPENPQKGLVSKCIHHLDNLSSQILTFEKIQEGKDLLHLEDFDVETLFLRTLEQLFIEEDLEIMLEENFKIRGDLQFLSIALRNLIENAFKYKSGGKVILRAYVENGEQRIAVKNNGEALQQEIAYYLEPFSRDKEHALISGYGLGLGIVKGVLELHHFKLEYFYKQGVHCFVMKLESKV
- a CDS encoding DNA-methyltransferase, which encodes MLVCGDALKELQKLQSNSVDIGVTSPPYNKQENKKGWLVKNVIYDATSDKLDEEYYQKSQIAVLDEVYRVTKEGGSFFYNHKIRWEKGRLIHPLEWIVKTQWNLRQEIIWDRGIAANIRGWRFWQVEERIYWLQKPKGKNLIGEELQSRHALLSSIWRIRPESNNAHPAPFPLALPLRCIFSILNEKSGVVLDPYCGSGTSGIAAKILNCEFIGIDNSQNYLEFAKHRIANYRDYIQEAQNELQLHKVRESFKEKKQKGKTKNRFLPTTSLFNTDIN
- a CDS encoding flagellar basal body P-ring protein FlgI; amino-acid sequence: MKITKLLMLCVMVTLPAFSAKVSDLANIVGVRDNQLIGYGLVVGLNGTGDKTTSAFTMQSISNMLDSVNVKVDANDISSKNVAAVMVTAKLPAFARQGDKIDILVSSIGDAKSLEGGTLLLTPLSGLDGRIYAVAQGAVGIGGKSERGGSANHPLAGVLPNGATVEREVSYDLYNKINATLSLKESNFQNAIRIQRSINAAFANSNSQDGQTQGTQAPIATAIDPRTIKLQRPQEMSMVEFLARVQEIDIDAIKEDKIIINERTGTIIAGMGVEVTPVVVTHNNITIKVSNEAINDPEAVNMGNGATFSATEAMVSAQNNPTISSVTRALQRMGATPKDMIAILETMKKAGAFNADLEII